A window from Micromonospora terminaliae encodes these proteins:
- a CDS encoding VOC family protein: MTDEAPDYFQPEHGLVVTHLLIVRDVDRSREFYRDVLGATVVRDRRPAVLRLHNSYLVLNDEGGPTDDKPTVTARAPADPDTLSGALNIRVTDVRAVYELWRSRGGEFLTEPKDHGVEIRCYLRDPDGYLIELGQGTGILAEMGRGVPR, from the coding sequence GTGACGGATGAGGCACCGGACTACTTCCAGCCCGAGCACGGCCTGGTCGTCACGCACCTGCTGATCGTGCGGGACGTGGACCGCTCGCGGGAGTTCTACCGCGACGTCCTGGGCGCCACGGTGGTGCGGGACCGGCGGCCCGCCGTGCTCCGCCTGCACAACAGCTACCTCGTGCTCAACGACGAGGGCGGCCCGACCGACGACAAGCCGACCGTGACGGCGCGGGCGCCGGCCGACCCGGACACGCTGAGCGGCGCGCTCAACATCCGCGTCACCGACGTACGGGCCGTCTACGAGCTGTGGCGTTCCCGGGGCGGTGAGTTCCTGACCGAGCCGAAGGACCATGGCGTGGAGATCCGGTGCTACCTGCGCGACCCCGACGGGTACCTGATCGAGCTGGGCCAGGGCACCGGGATCCTGGCCGAGATGGGCCGGGGCGTGCCGCGGTGA
- a CDS encoding FMN-binding glutamate synthase family protein: protein MSWARRAVPAAVAAVAALAARDLLQRDHALLRNFPVLGRARYLLESIGPELRQYIVAGNNEERPFTRDQRRWVYASAKQENNYFGFGTDNDIEYTPGYPIIKHRTFGRAVPPSSPGAAHDVTLPCAKVLGGARGRARAFRPESVVNISGMSFGSLSGKAVEALNRGAALAGCLQNTGEGGLSPYHRNGGDLVFQIGTAYFGCRDERGRFDLARLKDLVAGAPVRALEIKLSQGAKPSLGGLLPAPKVSAEIAATRGVTPGQDCVSPSRHAEFSDCDSLLDWVELLAAETGLPVGIKSAVGDLGFWEELTTLMRDTGRGVDFVTVDGGEGGTGAAPLIFTDSVSLPFQQGFSRVYRIFAERDLHEQVVFIGGGKLGLPDNAVVAFALGVDLVNVGREAMLAIGCVQAQKCHTDTCPTGVATQNPWLARGLDPARKSVRAANYIRTLRRDLVKVAEACGVEHPGLIDTGAVEVLDGRTASTPLDQVYGYRPGWGLPCAADRAEIIRLMTAEAPQGGSAPPSPTAVG, encoded by the coding sequence ATGAGCTGGGCCCGTAGAGCCGTACCCGCCGCCGTCGCCGCCGTCGCGGCCCTCGCCGCGCGCGACCTGCTGCAACGCGACCACGCGCTGCTGCGCAACTTCCCCGTCCTCGGCCGCGCCCGCTACCTGCTGGAGTCGATCGGGCCCGAGCTGCGCCAGTACATCGTGGCCGGCAACAACGAGGAGCGGCCGTTCACCCGCGACCAGCGGCGCTGGGTGTACGCGTCGGCCAAGCAGGAGAACAACTACTTCGGGTTCGGCACGGACAACGACATCGAGTACACCCCCGGCTACCCGATCATCAAGCACCGCACGTTCGGCCGGGCGGTGCCGCCGTCCTCCCCGGGCGCCGCGCACGACGTGACCCTCCCCTGCGCGAAGGTCCTCGGCGGCGCCCGGGGCCGGGCTCGCGCCTTCCGCCCCGAGTCGGTGGTCAACATCTCCGGCATGAGCTTCGGCTCGCTGTCCGGCAAGGCGGTCGAGGCGCTCAACCGGGGCGCCGCCCTGGCCGGCTGCCTCCAGAACACCGGCGAGGGCGGGCTGTCGCCGTACCACCGCAATGGTGGTGACCTGGTCTTCCAGATCGGCACCGCGTACTTCGGCTGCCGGGACGAGCGCGGCCGGTTCGACCTCGCCCGGCTCAAGGACCTGGTGGCGGGCGCACCGGTCCGCGCGCTGGAGATCAAGCTCAGCCAGGGCGCGAAGCCGAGCCTCGGCGGTCTGCTGCCGGCCCCGAAGGTCTCCGCCGAGATCGCCGCCACCCGCGGCGTCACACCGGGACAGGACTGCGTCAGCCCGTCGCGGCACGCCGAGTTCTCCGACTGCGACAGCCTGCTGGACTGGGTGGAACTGCTGGCCGCCGAGACCGGCCTGCCGGTCGGCATCAAGTCCGCCGTCGGCGACCTGGGCTTCTGGGAGGAACTGACCACGCTCATGCGCGACACCGGCCGCGGCGTGGACTTCGTGACCGTCGACGGCGGCGAAGGCGGCACGGGCGCCGCGCCGCTGATCTTCACCGACTCGGTGTCGCTGCCGTTCCAGCAGGGCTTCTCGCGGGTCTACCGGATCTTCGCCGAACGGGACCTGCACGAGCAGGTGGTCTTCATCGGCGGCGGCAAGCTCGGGTTGCCGGACAACGCCGTGGTCGCCTTCGCGCTCGGCGTCGACCTGGTCAACGTGGGCCGGGAGGCCATGCTGGCGATCGGCTGCGTCCAGGCGCAGAAGTGCCACACCGACACCTGCCCCACCGGGGTGGCGACCCAGAACCCGTGGCTGGCCCGGGGCCTCGACCCGGCCCGCAAGTCGGTGCGGGCCGCCAACTACATCCGCACGCTGCGGCGCGACCTGGTGAAGGTCGCCGAGGCGTGCGGCGTCGAGCATCCCGGGCTCATCGACACCGGCGCGGTCGAGGTCCTCGACGGCCGTACCGCCTCCACCCCGCTGGACCAGGTGTACGGGTACCGCCCCGGCTGGGGGCTGCCGTGCGCCGCCGACCGGGCCGAGATCATCCGGCTGATGACGGCCGAGGCGCCGCAGGGCGGCAGCGCGCCGCCCTCCCCGACCGCCGTGGGGTGA
- a CDS encoding VOC family protein codes for MSATDAASRDMDQKLEVIVLPVADVDRAKEFYGRLGWRLDQTPPGIVQFTPPGSGCSIQFGPTLTVASPGSAKAYLIVADVEAARRAVTAAGVRVSEIFHPGPAGMVNGPDPERRSYLSRATFTDPDGNEWLLQEITTRLPGRITGGTTSYASTPDLAGALRRAAEAHGEHEKRTGATDPNWPDWYATFMVREQTGEEPPT; via the coding sequence ATGAGCGCGACGGACGCCGCGAGCAGAGACATGGACCAGAAGCTCGAGGTGATCGTCCTCCCGGTGGCGGACGTCGACCGCGCCAAGGAGTTCTACGGGCGGCTCGGGTGGCGGCTCGACCAGACACCGCCCGGCATCGTCCAGTTCACCCCGCCGGGCTCCGGGTGCTCGATCCAGTTCGGTCCCACCCTGACCGTCGCCAGTCCCGGCTCGGCCAAGGCGTACCTGATCGTCGCGGACGTCGAGGCGGCCCGGCGCGCGGTGACCGCCGCCGGTGTGCGGGTGAGCGAGATCTTCCATCCCGGGCCGGCCGGGATGGTCAACGGTCCGGATCCGGAACGCCGCAGCTACCTCTCGCGCGCCACGTTCACCGATCCCGACGGCAACGAGTGGCTGCTCCAGGAGATCACCACCCGGCTGCCCGGGCGGATCACGGGCGGCACCACCTCGTACGCCTCCACCCCCGACCTGGCCGGCGCGCTGCGCCGGGCCGCGGAGGCCCACGGCGAGCACGAGAAGCGCACCGGCGCGACGGACCCGAACTGGCCCGACTGGTACGCGACGTTCATGGTGCGCGAGCAGACCGGCGAGGAACCGCCCACCTGA